CAGAACGAGCTGTCTGGATGTGATTTCGCCGGAGTCCAGCGCTGCCTGAATCTTCGTAATCGTCGTCTCCACAATTTCAAATGCCATCCTTCGCACGCTTCTTCCTGTTATGGAATCGCCTTCAAATTTAATATAAGCCAGTTTAGCTTTGCTTCATAGTCTGACTTCGATTTTTTTGCTGAGGAAGCAGCGCTCGGCAAAAAAAATAAAGCGGAAGCGGCCCGGCTATATTTGAGGCCAAGCTCGTTTCCGCTTTTTCAAGACGTAAAGCCCCGGACAAGAGAAGCTAATCCTGTATCTGCGAAAAGCCTTCTTCCGCCAAATATTCTCTCGCTTCCTCCGGCGTTTCAAAGGCCATTTCTAAACTCAGGCCCGAATAGAGATACCACAGGTCGTCCTCGGCTTTAAGTGTAAGATTCTCGCCTTTCCCGTTCACCCAGTTCGTCTCGGCCGCAAGCCGCTTGCGCTTCTTGGCTGACGGCGCCGCTTCGGGCAAAGGCTCGGAAAGCGAAGCGATGGAGGCGTCCAGCAGGCGCCGCAGTTCGTCCTCCGTGAAATCGCGGATGTTGACGAAGCCCTTGGCGTCGGTCTGGTAGCCTTTCAGCAGACCCGCGAATACATAGCCGTTGCCGTTCGGATGGAGATGAAACGCAACGGTCTTTTTGTCGTGCAGGCTTTCTTCATAATGGTAGTTGACCCTTCCTAAAGAAACGTCTTTGCGCTGAAGCTGCGGATAGGAGTCAAGAATCTCGATTTTTTGTTGAAAAGTAAGCATAGGGTCAGCCTCCGTTGTTCGAATCGGTCCAGCCGGGACGCAGGAGTCATTTTATCCACGGCTTTCGCTATCTGATTATATCATGCCGCCCGGCTCCACGCCGCTTTCGGACGGTTTATCCCCATATCCGCAGTGTAAAATGTGGATAGTGTGGAAAAATAGATCTAAATTATATTTTTGTGGATAAAAGATATATATCTAATGAAATAATCCACTGGATAATCACAGTATGCAGCGTTATATTCCATTTATAACATGACGGAGGTGGCTTCATTGATTCAAGTGGCGGCGGCCATCATTTATAATTCCGAGGGGAAGGTGCTGATTGCGCGCCGCAGGGAAGGCAAGTCCCAGGCGGGATTCTGGGAATTTCCCGGCGGCAAAATCGAAGACGGCGAAGACGCCTGCGCCTGCCTGCGGCGGGAATTGATCGAGGAGATGGGTATCGCCATCGTTCCTTATGAATATTTTGGCGTTAACGAGCACCGTTACGGCGGCGTCTTGCATATCCGGCTGATCGCCTGGAAAGCGGAATACCGGGGAGGCGATATCATTCTGACGGATCATGATGACTGTCGCTGGGAGCGTCCGGGGGAGCTGGAACGTTTTCTTTTTGCGCCTGCGGATATTCCGTTTGTGCAGAAGCTGGACTCGGAAGCGGGCAAGCGGTGAAAGAAGAACACGAATGAAGGAGCGGCGCTTCATACCGCTCTTTTTATCATATAATTTGCGGTTTGCAGACGTTATGATAGAGGAAAGAACGCTAATGAGGAGTGGGAACTTGCTGAAATTAGACTACAGACGAATGCTGCTCCACATCGCCATATATGCCGTTTTGTTTTTTGCGCTGCCTCTGTTTTTGCGGAGCCATCCGGGCACAATGAGTGATCTGGGCGCGCTGGTCATGCTGCTCTTGATGATCTGTCCGGCGGCCATCTTTATTTTGTCGGGAGAGCTTGGTTTTCGGGCAGGCTTTCGTCCGCTGGCGGCACTTCTGCCCATGCTTCTATTTGCGATATCGGTGCTTACGGTGTTTGAAGGCAGTGTAACCGGTTTTGTGTATTCGGCGGTTTACGGTGTGATATCGCTGACGGGGAACGCAGTCGGTGCTTTTTTTCGGAAGAGGACAAGGAGATAAAGGAGAAGAAGATTTGAAGGCGCCGGAGGTTCGATCATGTGATCTGTGAAATGCAATGCTGCCGATCCGGACGAAGGCAAGGTAAAATCGGTTTGGGAGGGAAATCAAGATGAATACGGACGAAAACAGCTTTAAGCTCATAGTCTTGTCGGAAGCGGGACAGGAGCTCATCTTGAATGAAGACCCCAAGAAACTCCTGGATAATGTATTCAATAGACTGTCATCCCATTTGGATTTGGATGTTTATTTTAATTATATTTTTGACGAGGAGACTCAGCGGCTTCATTTGATGAATTACCACGGAATCAGCCTGCAAGAATATTTACCTATCGAGTGGCTCGGCCTTGATGAAGCGGTTTGCGGAGAAGCCGCAACGAGGCGTTCCAGAATAATCGTCGAAGATGTTCAAAGCTCTTCCGATCCGAGAGTCGTGTTCATTAAAAGCTTCGGCTTAAAATCATATGTAAGCCATCCGCTGATTTCTTACGGGAAATTTGTAGGCACTTTGTCATTCGGTTCGCGAAAACGCCGCTCTTTTTCCCATTTGGAATTGGATATTATGCAGACGATTTGCAGTCAAGTGTCCATCGTGCTGGACCGCATTCTGCTTATTTCAGCGCTAAAAAGAAAGAACCGGGAGTTGGCCCAAAAAAATAAAGAACTCAAACATTCGGAGAAGCAATTGGCCGCCATTTTCTCCGTAATTCCCAGTCCCGTGCTTGTCGTTTCACTGGAGGCTCAGCAAATCATTGAATGCAATGACGCTCTGTTATCTATGCTGGACATCAGCCGGGAAGAGCTGTTGGGCCAATATTGGCCCGAGCGGCACAAGGCGGATTCGTTGCTTAAACCGATTTTGGATGCTTCCATGCAAGCTTTGCATAAAAGCAATATTGAAGTATCTTTCCCCAACGCTTCCGGCCAACCGAAGATTTGTTTATGCCATGCCGTTTCCTTAGACATCAATCAAACTCCCGGTATGCTGGCCGTCTTCAGCGACCTTACGGAGCATAAAGAGTATGAAAAGGAAATGGTAAGGCTCGACCAGCTTCATCTTATCGGCGAGATGGCCGCGGGAATCGGTCATGAGGTGAGAAATCCGTTGACCACGGTGCGGGGGTTTCTTCAGCTTATGAGCAAGACGGAAGCCGGGAAACAGCGCTATCTGGAGGTGATGATCGAGGAACTGGACCGGGCGAACTCTATTATCTCCGAATTTCTCGGGCTGGCCAAGAATCAAAGGATCGACATGAAATATGATGTGCTGAATGCCCTGATAGAAAAAATCCTTCCTTTGATTCAAGCGGATGCGATGGTTTCGGGCAAAACGGTAACGACCGAGCTTGGCCCTATTCCGCCCATGCTTATGGACGAAAGGCTCATTCGCCAGCTCATATTGAATATGGTACGAAACGGGCTGGAAGCCATGCCGCCTGAAGGTCATTTAATCATCAGAACTTATATGGAAGAGGACGGCATCATATTGTCCATCGAAGATAACGGCAAAGGAATCCCTTCCGACCAGATTGAGCATATATGGAAACCGTTCTATACGACCAAAGAAAGCGGATCCGGCCTGGGATTGGCCGTATGCTTCAACGTTGCCGACAAGCATGGCGCCAAAATCGACGTCGTTACGGGCCCGGCCGGAACTACCTTTTCAGTCAAGTTTAAGAGATTGCCTGCTTAAATTCTCCTCTGCAAGACCCAAATTCCGCACTTTTCTTCAAAAATTCATAAATTTCCGCAGGTATCACAGAATTTCGATCGTCAAATAAAGTAGCTGCTTTTGTCCCTGCGCCTCTAATGCTCAATCTGACCGAAATCGGGGTCCCAGCGGTACTTGGCCGCCCGGATTTCCTCGGCACGGACATTGAGACCGTTCCAGGACTCGTGCGGATAGGCGGAGATCAATTGATGCAGCCGGAGGAAACGGTCGCGGGGCAGCAAATCGGCGTAACGGCCGATAAAGCCGGAATAGAGCAGGGCGTAGCGCTTCATGCGCACCGCCGATCCGGCCACCGCGGCTAGCAGCGAGGAGCCGTCGTTCATTTCGAGAATTTGCGCTTCATACCGCTGTACATAACGCAGGGTGCGGTCCTTGATCAGATCACGCCGCAGTCTCGCAACCTCGCCGATATATTCCGCGAGCAGCGGCTCGAAATCTTTCAGCAGCAGCTGTTCCATCTCCAGATCCATGTCCTTGCGCAGCCGGAAGCCGTGCAGCAGGGCGACGCGCTGCCTTGCGATGCGATCGCCTCGAAGCAGCACGGCGATTTCGCGCAGCTTCTCGTAAGCGAGCGTATCGTTCTCCCGCAGCACGGACACGGCCTCCTGCCGGTTGATCTCAAGGCCCTGCTTGATCGCGCCGATATTCCGGCCAAGCAGTTCGTCCAGTGCGCGCAGGTTCTCGGCCGGCCGCGCCTTTCGCTGGGCGGCGAAGAGCGCCAGCAGCAGGGCAAGCCCGCCCGCTACGCACAGCGCAAGCTGCGGGAAGTCCGCGGCAAAATAAGCCGCGGCCAGCGTCAGGAGGACGACGGCAAGGAGGGCGGTCTTCATGCGGCGCCCGGCAAGCGAAGCCGCCCTGCGTTCCACGGATACCAGGGCGGCCCTTCCGCAGTGCTTGCAGCGTTCCCCGGGCAAAGCGGTGAACGTGCCGCAGCGTTTGCAGACACGCAGCTTGTCGAAGGCATAACGTGGGGCTTTGAAGGGACGGAGGACGACCGGTTTTTTGTTAGCCACGGGTGCGGTCGCCTCCGTTCAGCGCGGCCAGCAGCCGTTCGTCGATCTCTTCCCGGATAACAGGCCTGCGCCCCCGAAGGAAGTACCCGAGAATTCGGAAGACGGTATAAAGAAACGTAATTCCAAGTATCACGTATGAAATCATGGAGCTGTCCTTTCCTGGAGAACGGCGTGCTCGAACAGTGTCCGAAAAGGCTTACGGACGCCGCCCGTTCCCGCCTGCTCAGCGTTCCTTAAGTTGAAGTTTACAGGGTTTAATTATATCATAATGGCAGGCTATTTACAGAATTTAGCTGCCTTTATCCGTCTTTGCCGCCGCCCTATCAAATTATAAGAGGAGTTATAGTCATGCTTCGTAAAGATGTTCGAAATAGAAGGGTTTTGTCTTTTTTTGCTCGGTTTCTTCCTGCGCTGCTGCTGACGCTCTGCCTTGCGGCCGGACCGTTTGCGGCGTTTCCGGTACTCGCGGCTCCGTCTTCTTCCTCTGGAGCCTCGTCGCAAATCGATGCCGTTCTGGTGCTCGATGTCAGCAATTCCATGAAGACAAGCGATAAAAACAACATCGCCGGCGAGGCGATGAAGATGTTCATAGATATGCTGTCCGCGAAGGGAGACAAGGTTGGCGTCGTCGCCTATACCGATGAGGTGCAGCGGGAGAAGGCGCTGCTGACGATTAACTCAGCCTCAGACAAGCAGGATTTGAAGGATTTTATCGGTGGCCTGGATAAAGGCGCCTACACGGATATCGCCGTCGGCGTCGATGAAGCGATCAAGGTGCTGCAGAACGGCAGCGACCCTTCCCATGAGCCTATGATCGTGCTGCTTGCCGACGGCAACAACGATCTGAACGAAGCTTCCGGCCGGAAGCAGAGCGAGTCGGACAAGATGCTGAGCGCGGCGGTAGAAACCGCCAAGAAGAAAGGATATCCGATTTACACAATCGGTCTGAATGCGGACGGCAAACTGAACAAAGCAAGTCTCGCCAAGCTGTCCGACCAGACGGGCGGCAAGGCGTTCGCAACCGATACCGCAGACGATTTACCCGAGATTTTGAGTGAGATTTTTGCCGACCATTTGAAGCTTAAGGTTGTTCCTGTGCAGTCGATTACGGCGAGCGGCAGCTATCAGGAGGTTACGGTGAACGTTCCGAACGCCAGCGTGCTGGAAGCCAACATTTCCATCATTTCCTCGAAGCCGGTAACGGCGAAGCTGACTGACCCGTCGGGGGCGAGCGTGGCGATTCCTTCGAATAATGTGCTGCTGTCCAAGTCATCGACGTATAGTCTGCTGAAGCTCCTGTCCCCGAAGGAAGGAGACTGGAAGCTTCAAATCAAGGGCGTTCCGAAGGATAAAATCGACATCAATCTGATTTTCAACTATGACCTTGAGCTTAAAATGGAAGCTCCGGCGTCCAAGACTTACAAGAAGGGCGACAAGATCGGCATCTCCGCCCGCCTGTTCACGGGCGGCACGCAGGTGAACGAAGCGGAGCTGTACAGGAACATGAAGGCCGTGCTGCTAGCGACGGATCTTGATACCGGAAAGACCGCAGAGCTCCCGCTGGATAATTCCAGCGGCGAGTTCAAGGGCAGCTTCGAGGTAAAGGACAGCCATAACTACGAATTGAAAGTCCGGGCCGAAGAGAGCAGCTTCTACCGCGAGAGCAACACCGTGCAGATAAACGCGGGCGGTTCCGCTACTCAGGCCCCCGCAGCGGCAGGAAGCGGGAATGAGGCTCAGGACGGAGGCATGTCATGGACGCTGATTCTGGTTATTTCCGGAATCCTGCTGGTTCTGGCCGCCGCCTTCGTCATCTGGATGCTGTGGAAGAAAGCGAGCCGCGGTTTTGTCGGCCAGCTCGTGATCGAGGTGATTGACGGAAATACTGGCGAGAAGACGTATCCGCAGTACAAGAAGCTGACGGGATTCAGAGGTAAATTCAACCTGCACCAGCTGCTGCAGCTTGCCCCTGAGCTTAAGGAAAGCGAGAAGCTGGTCTTCACGCCGGGAAGCAATGACCGGCTGCAGCTTCGCGGCGGCGACGGGATCGCGGTCGAGAAATCGGGCCGTGCGGTCGACGCCTCCCGGGGACTGGAGCTGAAGAGCGGAGAACGGGTCTCGGTTCCGCTCAGAAGCGTGGACAAGACGATTATGCTGGAGTATTTGGTATAAAATCCGTAAAACTTAGCGTATGCTTTCGAAGCGAGTTTTACTGAAGTATATGCGAGGAAGTATATCATCGTAAAACTTTTAGGGGGATAAACATGAAACCGGTCGTAAGAGAACATATTCAGCAGCTGGACGTTTCGCTTGGCGGAGGCATCGTCAGCGACAAAATCAGAGTCGACACGATCGACAATCCGATTCTTATAATCGGTCTCGGCGGTACGGGCATCGACGCTCTGCTCCGCCTGAAATACCAGATCAACCGCCGCTTTAAGCTGCCGGAGGACCCGATTTCCAAGAAAAAGCGGGATAAGCCGGACAACGTGGAGTTCCTCGCTTTCGAGACGAACGAACAGGACCGCGGCAAGAAGTACAAAGGCATCGGCCTCGACCCGCAGAACGAGTTCGTGCTGCTGGCCAACGCTGAAATCGGCGGGCTGCTGCAGAACCGGAGCATTCTTGATCCCTACATTACGGAATGGCTGTCGCCCGAGCTCAGCATTACGGACGGCATGAACGGCGCCGCCGGGGTGCGCCAAGCGGGACGGCTGCTTCTGTTCACGAAGATTAATCAGGTCGTAGGAGCGATAGACAAGAAGATCAAGACTTTGTCGGTCGGCACGAACAAAAAGCTGATGGTCTTCCTGCTAACGGGTCTGTCCGGTGGGACGGGCAGCGGCGCTTTTCTGGACATCGCCTACATCGTCCGCGGCATCATCGAGCGTGATTACGGCTCCGCCGGAATCGACCGCGTCAATACACTCGGGTATCTGTTCACGCCGGACGTGAACCTGTCGAACAAGAGCCTCAGCGAGCATACCCGCGAATACATCCGCAAGAACGGATACGCGGCGCTCAAGGAGCTGGACTACTGGATGAACGTGGACAGCCGGGGCGAGCGGTTCCGCCAGCAGTACGGCAATATTTTGACCGTCAATTCGCCGCTTCCTCCGTTCAATCTGTGCCATCTCATTTCGGCGACGAACACGGAGGGCAAGCTGCTGGAGAATGCCTACGATTACTGCATGAACGTGACGGCGGAGAACATTACGAACTTTATGGCCAGCGAGGAGAAGCAGTCGGGCGAGGAGTTCGCCATCCACGACTATATCAGCAACATCCGCACGAACATCGCGCAGATGCACAAGAGCTATCCCGCCAACTACGAATACAACATTATCGGTGCGTCTTCAGCAGTCCTGCCGATTGAAGAAATGACGACTTACCTTGCTTACCGCCTGTTTGATAAAATGGATAAAATGTTCCACCAGGCCCCGGGCCAGGAGGATATCGATAAGCTTGCCCGCAAGCTTGGAATCGATCTGGAGAGCATGATTAAGTCTTTTGAAGCCCGCGTGCCGGAGCCGCTGCCCGGCTATGAGAACAGCGAGCGCCTGAGCCATTCCAACGTCATCAAGCATCAGGTCGTCGACATGGATACCGAGCTTGAGCAGAACTTCCTGTCGCGGGCAAGAGAAGAGTATATCAAGGTGAGAAAGCAGCTTCCCGGCGAAATTGTCGGACGGTTCGGCGAGGAAATGGAGCGGACGTTCCTGCATCCCGAGCAGGGGCCGTTCTATGTGTCGCGGCTGATCTATACGGAAAAAGGCTTCTGCATCCTGAAGCTGATCCAATCCTACATTGAAGCGCTGCGCGAGAATCTGCTGCGTCTGCCGCGCGATATCGAGACGGCCCGGGAGTCGGCGGAGGACAAACTGGGCGATGCGCGGAGCGCTTTTGTCTCGAAGGAAAAGAAGAAGAACGCCTATATCGACGCGAAGATCAACGAATATTGGCTGCATGCCGATACGGAGCGCACCGAGCGCATGATCGAGTTCTATGAAGACCTGTTCGAGCTGCTGAATGAGGAGAACAGCCGGATTTACGGCGTGTTTACGGAGATTTTGAACGCGCTGAGTTCGATCTTCTCCAAGAACGGGGATATTCTCACGAGCGGCGAAGAACAGACGGACCACAAGGGCAACAAGACGTATTACTGGAATATCGTAAGCGTGCCGGACATTTCGCAGACGATCTCGAAGATTATGGATCAAAAAGACGGCGACGATCTGATCCGCGACTTTTCCCGGGAAATGCTGCGGAATTCCAGCCGCTGGGTCAGAGAGCAGGAGATCGACATCGTCCGCTCCATTTCCGAGTTCCTCAGCGACAAGTTCGGTGATCTCATCACCCGGTCGATGGAGGATTTCCTCGTGATGAAATACGGCAGCGAGGAGCCGCTCGACAAGCTCGTGGAACGTACGATCGCCGGGAAGCTCGATGAGGAAGCCGTTCCGGTCTTCCACCTCAGCAACAGCTCGG
This region of Paenibacillus sp. URB8-2 genomic DNA includes:
- a CDS encoding (deoxy)nucleoside triphosphate pyrophosphohydrolase; the protein is MAAAIIYNSEGKVLIARRREGKSQAGFWEFPGGKIEDGEDACACLRRELIEEMGIAIVPYEYFGVNEHRYGGVLHIRLIAWKAEYRGGDIILTDHDDCRWERPGELERFLFAPADIPFVQKLDSEAGKR
- a CDS encoding ATP-binding protein, whose amino-acid sequence is MNTDENSFKLIVLSEAGQELILNEDPKKLLDNVFNRLSSHLDLDVYFNYIFDEETQRLHLMNYHGISLQEYLPIEWLGLDEAVCGEAATRRSRIIVEDVQSSSDPRVVFIKSFGLKSYVSHPLISYGKFVGTLSFGSRKRRSFSHLELDIMQTICSQVSIVLDRILLISALKRKNRELAQKNKELKHSEKQLAAIFSVIPSPVLVVSLEAQQIIECNDALLSMLDISREELLGQYWPERHKADSLLKPILDASMQALHKSNIEVSFPNASGQPKICLCHAVSLDINQTPGMLAVFSDLTEHKEYEKEMVRLDQLHLIGEMAAGIGHEVRNPLTTVRGFLQLMSKTEAGKQRYLEVMIEELDRANSIISEFLGLAKNQRIDMKYDVLNALIEKILPLIQADAMVSGKTVTTELGPIPPMLMDERLIRQLILNMVRNGLEAMPPEGHLIIRTYMEEDGIILSIEDNGKGIPSDQIEHIWKPFYTTKESGSGLGLAVCFNVADKHGAKIDVVTGPAGTTFSVKFKRLPA
- a CDS encoding vWA domain-containing protein, with the protein product MLRKDVRNRRVLSFFARFLPALLLTLCLAAGPFAAFPVLAAPSSSSGASSQIDAVLVLDVSNSMKTSDKNNIAGEAMKMFIDMLSAKGDKVGVVAYTDEVQREKALLTINSASDKQDLKDFIGGLDKGAYTDIAVGVDEAIKVLQNGSDPSHEPMIVLLADGNNDLNEASGRKQSESDKMLSAAVETAKKKGYPIYTIGLNADGKLNKASLAKLSDQTGGKAFATDTADDLPEILSEIFADHLKLKVVPVQSITASGSYQEVTVNVPNASVLEANISIISSKPVTAKLTDPSGASVAIPSNNVLLSKSSTYSLLKLLSPKEGDWKLQIKGVPKDKIDINLIFNYDLELKMEAPASKTYKKGDKIGISARLFTGGTQVNEAELYRNMKAVLLATDLDTGKTAELPLDNSSGEFKGSFEVKDSHNYELKVRAEESSFYRESNTVQINAGGSATQAPAAAGSGNEAQDGGMSWTLILVISGILLVLAAAFVIWMLWKKASRGFVGQLVIEVIDGNTGEKTYPQYKKLTGFRGKFNLHQLLQLAPELKESEKLVFTPGSNDRLQLRGGDGIAVEKSGRAVDASRGLELKSGERVSVPLRSVDKTIMLEYLV
- a CDS encoding tubulin-like doman-containing protein → MKPVVREHIQQLDVSLGGGIVSDKIRVDTIDNPILIIGLGGTGIDALLRLKYQINRRFKLPEDPISKKKRDKPDNVEFLAFETNEQDRGKKYKGIGLDPQNEFVLLANAEIGGLLQNRSILDPYITEWLSPELSITDGMNGAAGVRQAGRLLLFTKINQVVGAIDKKIKTLSVGTNKKLMVFLLTGLSGGTGSGAFLDIAYIVRGIIERDYGSAGIDRVNTLGYLFTPDVNLSNKSLSEHTREYIRKNGYAALKELDYWMNVDSRGERFRQQYGNILTVNSPLPPFNLCHLISATNTEGKLLENAYDYCMNVTAENITNFMASEEKQSGEEFAIHDYISNIRTNIAQMHKSYPANYEYNIIGASSAVLPIEEMTTYLAYRLFDKMDKMFHQAPGQEDIDKLARKLGIDLESMIKSFEARVPEPLPGYENSERLSHSNVIKHQVVDMDTELEQNFLSRAREEYIKVRKQLPGEIVGRFGEEMERTFLHPEQGPFYVSRLIYTEKGFCILKLIQSYIEALRENLLRLPRDIETARESAEDKLGDARSAFVSKEKKKNAYIDAKINEYWLHADTERTERMIEFYEDLFELLNEENSRIYGVFTEILNALSSIFSKNGDILTSGEEQTDHKGNKTYYWNIVSVPDISQTISKIMDQKDGDDLIRDFSREMLRNSSRWVREQEIDIVRSISEFLSDKFGDLITRSMEDFLVMKYGSEEPLDKLVERTIAGKLDEEAVPVFHLSNSSGSLHFPSWGFVSVPVKAPGILKGIRNYQDNALGKSQFTVKESEVKNRIFWLNTRNGVPLFVYTPLRVYEENYERTILDKEGIGRHLVQTDKNNWTYLPSPIPEQSWGDTYSNARVREYNARVRGDFSKALEAGVIAEKGLDENTSSRYSVVFSKPFDIDAFLRGYDLQLESPRPNLGEVKKAADELGRLRENGLEREGVKDIFGSINRELAQENLIRSPQLTARVREELAKYEALAVKSEELNAVLRRYLDEEKWMDQFLEALYSDTIVKKGALFVYDKDEEEDGWEPFANLMKERSYVEFAVYRHFRALDEKSRSVLLRKAARRAAEMTAAEDVSPLLYKLENLYVTFLEARDSLEYERVEHADGDEMYAFYKGMTGKLGSIRRKLK